A window of the Juglans microcarpa x Juglans regia isolate MS1-56 chromosome 5D, Jm3101_v1.0, whole genome shotgun sequence genome harbors these coding sequences:
- the LOC121264113 gene encoding probable xyloglucan endotransglucosylase/hydrolase protein 32 produces MAFLQYFLILSLMVLSISNAQWPPSPGFWPSSKFRSMSFYDGYRNLWGPTHQRFDQNALTIWLDRTSGSGFKSVRAFRSGYFGASIKLQSGYTAGVITAFYLSNNEAHPGFHDEVDIEFLGTTFGKPYTLQTNVYIRGSGDGRIIGREMKFHLWFDPTKDFHHYAILWSPKELIFLVDDVPIRRYPRKSAATFPLRPMWVYGSIWDASSWATEDGKYKADYRYQPFVARYTNFKASGCSAYAPAWCHPVSASPYRSGGLTRQQNWAMRWVQSHHMVYDYCRDPKRDHSLTPECWG; encoded by the exons ATGGCTTTCTTACAATATTTCCTAATCCTAAGCCTTATGGTCCTTTCAATAAGCAATGCTCAGTGGCCACCTTCACCTGGCTTCTGGCCAAGCTCTAAGTTCAGGTCCATGAGCTTTTACGACGGATATAGAAACCTCTGGGGTCCTACTCACCAAAGATTTGATCAAAATGCATTAACAATTTGGCTTGATCGTACCTCAG GAAGTGGGTTCAAGTCTGTCCGTGCATTTCGATCTGGGTACTTTGGTGCCTCCATTAAGCTTCAATCGGGTTACACTGCCGGAGTCATAACAGCTTTCTAT CTCTCGAACAATGAAGCTCATCCGGGTTTCCACGATGAAGTTGACATTGAGTTCCTGGGGACTACATTTGGGAAGCCTTATACCTTGCAGACAAATGTCTACATCAGAGGGAGTGGGGATGGGAGGATTATTGGCAGAGAAATGAAGTTCCATTTATGGTTTGATCCCACCAAAGACTTCCATCACTATGCAATATTGTGGAGTCCTAAAGAACTCAT ATTCCTCGTGGATGATGTTCCCATAAGGAGGTACCCGAGGAAGAGTGCAGCAACCTTTCCACTGAGGCCAATGTGGGTATATGGTTCCATATGGGATGCCTCCTCATGGGCCACCGAAGATGGCAAATATAAAGCCGACTATAGGTACCAGCCATTTGTGGCAAGGTACACCAATTTCAAAGCCAGCGGTTGCTCTGCCTATGCACCCGCTTGGTGTCACCCGGTCTCCGCCTCTCCGTACCGGTCCGGTGGGCTGACTCGACAACAAAACTGGGCCATGAGATGGGTTCAAAGCCACCATATGGTGTATGACTATTGCAGGGATCCCAAGCGAGACCATTCCCTAACACCTGAGTGCTGgggttga